Proteins encoded within one genomic window of Micromonospora halotolerans:
- a CDS encoding phosphatase PAP2 family protein produces MRATREWTVSGRLARLITEVFAPGVLVTALPLVAAARVSHSPQQFLLWAGTALLFCAVIPVGVIVHGVRRGRLTDRHVGDRTQRARPLLTGLASVALGMALLAALRAPAELFAVIVVIFVVGVACTLVNRWWKLSIHAAVAAATTTVLVLLLGPALHAGWVLVAAVGWSRVELRDHTWPQVVAGAVTGAPLAAGAFLALG; encoded by the coding sequence GTGCGGGCGACCCGGGAATGGACGGTCAGCGGGCGCCTGGCCCGGCTGATCACCGAGGTGTTCGCGCCGGGCGTCCTGGTGACCGCCCTGCCGCTGGTGGCGGCCGCCCGGGTCAGCCACTCCCCGCAGCAGTTCCTGCTCTGGGCCGGCACCGCCCTGCTGTTCTGCGCGGTGATCCCGGTCGGCGTGATCGTCCACGGCGTACGCCGCGGCCGGCTCACCGACCGGCACGTCGGCGACCGCACCCAGCGGGCCCGCCCGCTGCTGACCGGCCTGGCCTCGGTGGCGCTCGGCATGGCCCTGCTGGCCGCGCTGCGCGCCCCGGCCGAACTGTTCGCCGTGATCGTGGTGATCTTCGTGGTCGGTGTGGCCTGCACCCTGGTGAACCGCTGGTGGAAGCTGAGCATCCACGCCGCCGTCGCGGCCGCCACCACGACCGTCCTGGTGCTGCTCCTCGGCCCGGCGCTGCACGCCGGCTGGGTGCTGGTGGCCGCGGTCGGCTGGTCCCGGGTGGAGTTGCGGGACCACACCTGGCCGCAGGTGGTCGCCGGCGCGGTCACCGGCGCCCCGCTCGCCGCCGGCGCCTTCCTGGCGCTGGGCTGA
- the eccB gene encoding type VII secretion protein EccB, translated as MPSRQDQLHSYQFTVQRAVAALVMRETDPAQSPFRRLAGAGLASVLVAVIALGGVALYGLFAGGGSAWRDTGAVIVEKESGARFVYREEKLHPVLNYASALLVLGAERPKTVLVSRRSIEGVPRGLPLGIADAPDSLPAPGRLTAAAWTVCSVTAAEAGRTEVRSALLVGRDPTGGRPLGDQGLLLRHPDGSLHLLWHERRYLLRDTDLVLAALAATRERAVPVAPALLNTVPAGADLAPPPLRDLGTPSERVAGATVGDVYLVRNSGGGRQYAVAGRTGLAGITELQAALLLARTGQGDPEPITLGRFAALPKLPDLVPSGPTAPPAVPPALATVEGGALCASAGDDTGVREVRLGAAPPDLSAAARTPAGRGGLADQVVVEPGRGALVESVAAPGATGGAICVVTDLGRRYVLAGADVPGMLGYAGVRPVRLPAGLVSLVPAGSPLDPAAARAVAAPA; from the coding sequence ATGCCGTCCCGGCAGGACCAGCTCCACTCCTATCAGTTCACCGTCCAGCGGGCGGTCGCCGCCCTCGTGATGCGGGAGACCGACCCCGCGCAGTCGCCGTTCCGGCGGCTGGCCGGCGCCGGCCTGGCCAGCGTGCTGGTCGCGGTGATCGCGCTCGGCGGGGTCGCCCTCTACGGCCTGTTCGCCGGCGGCGGCAGCGCCTGGCGCGACACGGGCGCCGTGATCGTGGAGAAGGAGTCCGGCGCGCGGTTCGTCTACCGGGAGGAGAAGCTGCACCCGGTCCTCAACTACGCCTCGGCGCTGCTGGTCCTCGGGGCGGAGCGGCCGAAGACCGTGCTGGTCTCCCGCCGCTCCATCGAGGGCGTGCCGCGCGGCCTGCCGCTCGGCATCGCCGACGCCCCCGACTCGCTGCCCGCGCCGGGGCGGCTCACCGCCGCGGCGTGGACGGTCTGCTCGGTCACCGCCGCCGAGGCGGGCCGCACGGAGGTCCGTTCGGCGCTGTTGGTCGGGCGGGACCCCACCGGCGGCCGGCCCCTCGGCGACCAGGGCCTGCTGCTGCGCCACCCGGACGGCAGCCTGCACCTGCTCTGGCACGAGCGGCGCTACCTGCTCCGGGACACCGACCTGGTGCTCGCCGCGCTGGCCGCCACCCGGGAACGGGCGGTGCCGGTGGCCCCGGCGCTGCTCAACACGGTGCCGGCCGGCGCCGACCTGGCGCCGCCCCCGCTGCGCGACCTGGGCACCCCGTCCGAGCGGGTCGCCGGCGCGACGGTCGGCGACGTCTACCTGGTCCGCAACTCCGGGGGCGGCCGGCAGTACGCGGTGGCCGGGCGGACCGGCCTGGCCGGCATCACCGAGTTGCAGGCGGCCCTGCTGCTCGCCCGCACCGGCCAGGGCGACCCGGAACCGATCACCCTGGGCCGGTTCGCCGCCCTGCCGAAGCTCCCCGACCTGGTGCCCTCCGGGCCGACCGCCCCGCCCGCCGTCCCGCCCGCGCTGGCGACGGTGGAGGGCGGCGCGCTGTGCGCCAGCGCCGGCGACGACACCGGCGTACGCGAGGTCCGGCTCGGCGCCGCCCCGCCGGACCTCTCCGCGGCGGCGCGGACGCCGGCCGGCCGGGGCGGGCTGGCCGACCAGGTGGTGGTCGAGCCGGGGCGGGGTGCGCTCGTCGAGTCGGTGGCCGCTCCCGGCGCCACCGGCGGGGCGATCTGCGTGGTCACCGACCTCGGCCGGCGCTACGTGCTGGCCGGCGCCGACGTGCCCGGCATGCTCGGCTACGCCGGGGTGCGTCCGGTCCGGCTGCCGGCGGGCCTGGTCAGCCTGGTGCCGGCGGGCAGCCCGCTCGACCCGGCCGCCGCCCGCGCGGTCGCCGCCCCGGCGTGA
- a CDS encoding ABC transporter substrate-binding protein, translated as MADRVNATKAIIADYTAKTGVKVNLVTVNEDQFPSLIASSAAAGDLPDVVGSVSLAGVRTLSGNDLLEPDANKKVVDKLGRDTFSPRALELTSEDGKQLAVPSDGWGQLLVYRKDLFAAAGLPAPDTYEKIAAAAAKLNTGGLAGITAATAPGDVFTQQTFEHLALANNCQLTDDAGKVTLDSAECVEAFRFYGDLMRNNSVKGAQDVDTTRATYFAGKAAMLIWSPFILDELAGLRNDAKPTCPQCQSDPAWLAKNSGFVTAIKGPNGAEPAQYGEISSWAVLDGASDPASSFVEYMLSDGYPRWFGMSPEGRFPVRTGTAEDKQKFLTAWNTSQAGVDRKQPLSAVYGDDVLATLRKSPDTFQRWGLTQGQGKLVGAILGELPVPKALADVIGGKSDARAAADRAKKDVDAIAKGVN; from the coding sequence GTGGCGGACCGCGTGAACGCCACCAAGGCCATCATCGCCGACTACACCGCCAAGACCGGCGTCAAGGTCAACCTGGTCACCGTCAACGAGGACCAGTTCCCCTCCCTCATCGCCTCCAGCGCCGCCGCCGGCGACCTGCCCGACGTGGTCGGCTCGGTCTCCCTGGCCGGGGTGCGCACGCTGTCCGGCAACGACCTGCTGGAGCCGGACGCCAACAAGAAGGTCGTCGACAAGCTCGGCCGGGACACGTTCTCCCCGCGCGCCCTCGAACTGACCAGCGAGGACGGCAAGCAGCTCGCCGTGCCCAGCGACGGGTGGGGCCAGCTGCTGGTCTACCGCAAGGACCTGTTCGCCGCGGCGGGCCTGCCCGCCCCCGACACGTACGAGAAGATCGCCGCCGCGGCGGCGAAGCTGAACACCGGCGGCCTCGCCGGCATCACCGCGGCGACCGCGCCCGGTGACGTCTTCACCCAGCAGACGTTCGAACACCTCGCGCTGGCCAACAACTGCCAGCTCACCGACGACGCCGGCAAGGTCACGCTGGACTCCGCCGAGTGCGTCGAGGCATTCCGCTTCTACGGCGACCTGATGCGGAACAACTCGGTCAAGGGCGCGCAGGACGTGGACACCACCCGGGCCACCTACTTCGCCGGCAAGGCGGCCATGCTGATCTGGTCGCCGTTCATCCTCGACGAGCTGGCCGGGCTGCGCAACGACGCCAAGCCGACCTGCCCGCAGTGCCAGTCCGACCCGGCCTGGCTGGCGAAGAACAGCGGCTTCGTCACCGCGATCAAGGGCCCGAACGGCGCCGAGCCGGCCCAGTACGGCGAGATCAGCTCCTGGGCGGTGCTCGACGGCGCGAGCGACCCCGCGTCGTCCTTCGTGGAGTACATGCTCTCCGACGGCTACCCGCGCTGGTTCGGCATGTCCCCCGAGGGGCGCTTCCCGGTCCGCACCGGCACGGCGGAGGACAAGCAGAAGTTCCTCACCGCCTGGAACACCAGCCAGGCCGGGGTGGACCGCAAGCAGCCGCTGTCGGCGGTCTACGGCGACGACGTGCTCGCCACCCTGCGCAAGAGCCCGGACACCTTCCAGCGGTGGGGGCTGACCCAGGGCCAGGGCAAGCTCGTCGGGGCCATCCTCGGCGAGCTGCCGGTACCCAAGGCGCTCGCCGACGTGATCGGCGGGAAGTCCGACGCCCGGGCCGCCGCCGACCGGGCGAAGAAGGACGTCGACGCGATCGCCAAGGGCGTGAATTGA
- a CDS encoding carbohydrate ABC transporter permease, with translation MDRDRIETVSLRWLRRLVITAFLLVTLLPFWYMLVLSVRPIERLLLDPGSLVVPFGELTVATYAEVLKSVEDGGQGFLTFIRNSGIVALAATALTLVIAIPGAYAVSRLRFFGRRQVSALFLAVYLFPSIVIAIPLFVVFTRAGLRGSLVGLVLVYISQTLPVSVYMLKNYFETIPVSLEESAAIDGAGRLGIIRRVSLPLAAPSVMAVALYDFMIAWNEFLFALLFLVDRPNRWTVSLGLSLLSDGVEVPKTVLMAGSVILTLPIVILFFASERLLTEGLTSGAEKG, from the coding sequence ATGGACCGGGACCGGATCGAGACGGTGAGCCTGCGCTGGCTGCGCCGGCTGGTGATCACCGCGTTCCTGCTGGTCACCCTGCTGCCGTTCTGGTACATGCTGGTGCTCTCGGTGCGCCCCATCGAGCGGCTGCTGCTCGACCCCGGCTCGCTGGTCGTGCCGTTCGGCGAGCTGACCGTCGCCACCTACGCCGAGGTGCTGAAGTCGGTGGAGGACGGCGGGCAGGGCTTCCTCACCTTCATCCGCAACAGCGGCATCGTGGCGCTGGCCGCCACCGCGCTCACCCTGGTGATCGCCATCCCCGGCGCGTACGCGGTCTCCCGGCTGCGGTTCTTCGGCCGGCGGCAGGTCAGCGCGCTGTTCCTGGCGGTCTACCTGTTCCCGTCGATCGTCATCGCGATCCCGCTCTTCGTGGTCTTCACCCGGGCCGGGCTGCGCGGGTCGCTGGTCGGGTTGGTGCTGGTCTACATCTCGCAGACCCTGCCGGTCTCGGTCTACATGCTGAAGAACTACTTCGAGACGATCCCGGTCAGCCTGGAGGAGTCCGCGGCGATCGACGGGGCCGGCCGGCTCGGCATCATCCGCCGGGTCAGCCTGCCGCTCGCCGCGCCGTCGGTGATGGCGGTCGCGCTCTACGACTTCATGATCGCCTGGAACGAGTTCCTCTTCGCGCTGCTCTTCCTGGTCGACCGGCCCAACCGGTGGACCGTCTCGCTGGGTCTGTCGCTGCTCTCCGACGGTGTCGAGGTGCCGAAGACGGTGCTGATGGCCGGCTCGGTGATCCTCACCCTGCCGATCGTGATCCTCTTCTTCGCCAGCGAGCGGCTGCTCACCGAGGGCCTCACCAGCGGCGCGGAGAAGGGGTAG
- a CDS encoding carbohydrate ABC transporter permease, whose amino-acid sequence MTTTAPEAGRSPTGERPRRPGRRPLTLRRRESHAGLALVAPTLLVVVAVIGIPIVWTVVLAFQRVRLATLRRTGLFGELTLDNVDRVLHTPGFADTLWTTVLYSAGGTVGSILVGLVAALVVRRPFRGRTIVRASMLLPYVAPVVAMTFVWQVMLDPQLGFVNDWGRRFLGWDEPIPFLSQESTALWTVIAFEAWRYFPFAFLFLLARLQAVPGELEEAARVDGATPTQRFRYILLPQLMPVIALIGVLRFIMTFNKFDDVYLLTGGSAGTEVVSVRVYQFLTARTDIGAAAAQAVVLAVVLIVFVAIYLRFFSGRREGA is encoded by the coding sequence TTGACCACCACCGCGCCGGAGGCCGGCCGCTCCCCCACCGGGGAGCGGCCCCGCCGGCCCGGCCGACGCCCCCTCACCCTGCGCCGCCGCGAGTCCCACGCCGGGCTCGCGCTGGTCGCCCCGACCCTGCTCGTCGTGGTCGCGGTGATCGGCATACCCATCGTGTGGACCGTAGTGCTGGCCTTCCAGCGGGTACGCCTGGCGACCCTGCGCCGGACCGGCCTCTTCGGCGAGCTGACCCTGGACAACGTCGACCGGGTGCTGCACACCCCGGGATTCGCCGACACGCTCTGGACCACCGTGCTCTACAGCGCCGGCGGGACCGTCGGCTCGATCCTGGTCGGCCTGGTGGCGGCGCTCGTGGTCCGCCGGCCGTTCCGGGGCCGCACGATCGTCCGCGCCTCCATGCTGCTGCCGTACGTGGCACCGGTGGTCGCCATGACGTTCGTCTGGCAGGTCATGCTCGACCCGCAGCTCGGCTTCGTCAACGACTGGGGCCGACGGTTCCTCGGCTGGGACGAGCCGATCCCGTTCCTGTCCCAGGAGTCCACCGCGCTCTGGACGGTCATCGCGTTCGAGGCGTGGCGCTACTTCCCGTTCGCCTTCCTGTTCCTGCTGGCCCGGCTCCAGGCCGTGCCCGGCGAGCTGGAGGAGGCGGCCCGGGTCGACGGCGCCACCCCGACCCAGCGCTTCCGGTACATCCTGCTGCCCCAGCTCATGCCGGTGATCGCGCTGATCGGTGTGCTCCGGTTCATCATGACCTTCAACAAGTTCGACGACGTCTACCTGCTCACCGGGGGCTCGGCCGGCACCGAGGTGGTCAGCGTCCGGGTCTACCAGTTCCTCACCGCGCGGACCGACATCGGCGCGGCCGCGGCGCAGGCGGTCGTGCTGGCCGTGGTGCTGATCGTCTTCGTCGCGATCTACCTGCGCTTCTTCAGCGGCCGACGGGAGGGGGCGTGA
- a CDS encoding spermidine synthase, which yields MGARFEELAWRETPIGEISLRRRRDPSLDVDVYEVKLDDEFLMSSLFPVAEIELARLGLAPLTGTALDVVVGGLGLGYTARTALEDPRVRSLLVVEAIEDVIDWHRRDLLPFAAGLAADARTRFVRADFFAAVADGTGFDPEAPGRRFHAVLLDVDHSPRQVLHPSHAAFYTVDGLRRLAALLHPDGVFALWSNDPPDPVFQRTLTEVFPTSVAHVVRFPNPLQGREAANTVYVARQ from the coding sequence GTGGGCGCACGCTTCGAGGAACTGGCCTGGCGGGAGACGCCGATCGGCGAGATCAGTCTGCGCCGGCGCCGCGACCCGTCGCTCGACGTCGACGTGTACGAGGTGAAGCTCGACGACGAGTTCCTGATGTCCAGCCTCTTCCCGGTCGCGGAGATCGAACTCGCCCGGCTCGGGCTGGCGCCGCTGACCGGCACGGCCCTGGACGTGGTGGTGGGCGGGCTCGGCCTCGGCTACACGGCGCGCACCGCACTGGAGGATCCTCGGGTGCGCTCGCTGCTGGTGGTCGAGGCGATCGAGGACGTGATCGACTGGCACCGCCGGGACCTGCTGCCGTTCGCCGCCGGGCTGGCCGCCGACGCGCGGACCCGGTTCGTCCGGGCGGACTTCTTCGCGGCGGTCGCCGACGGCACCGGGTTCGATCCGGAGGCGCCGGGGCGCCGGTTCCACGCGGTGCTGCTCGACGTGGACCACTCCCCGCGCCAGGTGCTGCACCCCAGCCACGCCGCCTTCTACACGGTGGACGGGCTGCGCCGGCTGGCCGCGCTGCTGCACCCGGACGGGGTGTTCGCGCTCTGGTCGAACGACCCGCCCGACCCGGTCTTCCAGCGGACGCTGACCGAGGTGTTCCCGACCTCGGTGGCGCACGTCGTCCGCTTCCCCAACCCGTTGCAGGGCCGGGAGGCCGCGAACACGGTGTACGTGGCCCGGCAGTGA
- a CDS encoding class I SAM-dependent methyltransferase → MGKPTRWVTDTKPGHSQWYVDRFRQLAAEGADLAGEARLLDALVAPGARILDAGCGTGRVAAALAARGHTAVGVDADPVLIDAARTDHPGPRFLVADLAELDLAAQDEPEPFDAAVVAGNVMAFVAPGTERAVLTRVAAHVRPDGLVVVGFGTDRGYPLTGLDADAVAAGLRREHRFATWDLRPWHDDAEFAVTVFRKPA, encoded by the coding sequence ATGGGCAAGCCGACCCGCTGGGTGACCGACACGAAGCCCGGCCACTCGCAGTGGTACGTCGACCGGTTCCGCCAGCTCGCCGCCGAAGGGGCGGACCTGGCCGGCGAGGCCCGGCTGCTGGACGCGCTCGTCGCGCCGGGCGCGCGGATCCTCGACGCCGGCTGCGGCACCGGGCGGGTGGCCGCCGCGCTGGCCGCCCGGGGCCACACCGCGGTGGGCGTCGACGCCGACCCGGTGCTGATCGACGCCGCCCGCACCGACCACCCCGGCCCGCGCTTCCTGGTCGCCGACCTGGCCGAGCTGGACCTGGCCGCGCAGGACGAGCCCGAGCCGTTCGACGCGGCCGTGGTGGCCGGCAACGTGATGGCGTTCGTCGCCCCCGGCACCGAGCGCGCCGTGCTGACCCGCGTGGCCGCGCACGTGCGGCCGGACGGCCTCGTGGTGGTCGGCTTCGGCACCGACCGCGGCTACCCGCTCACCGGGCTGGACGCCGACGCGGTGGCCGCCGGGCTCCGCCGGGAACACCGCTTCGCCACCTGGGACCTGCGCCCCTGGCACGACGACGCGGAGTTCGCGGTGACCGTGTTCCGCAAGCCGGCCTGA
- a CDS encoding CU044_5270 family protein, whose translation MNTIEQSPHGFEEQLLTDLKAHIVQRSETVPAARAVGHRIRFPRGWRLAGACGLAVALTAGVLVAQTMGLGDQPPPTASASEILRLAADAARQQPELTARPDQYVFTEALATIRERPDSGPYRTTRVQMWQSAGGVAHPQARYRPENEPNGWGELRVLRPIDPTDPRKDLDELPSPAYHGDLPTDPDRLLRYLREHPVDLHLPAGADEKAVYGSESMPYTTARSVLDGYVPPGALAALFELLAREPGAVVISGDVVDAAGRHGVAIRMPGVIGGNNDLIFDRNSHVYLGTRRSVVRDGRESPESAVARLRVAIVDRPGQLP comes from the coding sequence ATGAACACGATCGAGCAGTCACCGCACGGCTTCGAGGAGCAGCTCCTCACGGATCTGAAGGCACACATCGTCCAGCGGTCCGAGACCGTTCCGGCGGCCCGTGCGGTCGGGCACCGGATCCGGTTCCCGCGGGGTTGGCGCCTCGCCGGAGCGTGCGGGCTGGCGGTCGCGCTGACCGCTGGCGTCCTGGTGGCCCAGACAATGGGGCTCGGCGACCAGCCACCGCCCACGGCCAGCGCATCGGAGATCCTCCGGCTGGCGGCCGACGCCGCCCGGCAGCAGCCCGAGCTCACCGCCCGACCCGACCAGTACGTGTTCACCGAGGCGCTGGCGACGATACGGGAGCGGCCGGACAGCGGCCCGTACCGCACTACCCGGGTCCAGATGTGGCAGTCGGCCGGGGGAGTCGCGCACCCGCAGGCGCGGTACCGGCCGGAGAACGAACCGAACGGGTGGGGCGAACTGCGGGTGCTCCGCCCGATCGATCCGACGGATCCCCGCAAGGACCTCGACGAGCTCCCGTCGCCCGCGTACCACGGCGACCTGCCCACCGACCCGGACCGGCTGCTCCGATACCTCCGGGAACACCCGGTCGACCTGCATCTCCCCGCGGGAGCCGACGAGAAGGCCGTGTACGGGAGCGAGAGCATGCCGTACACCACGGCGCGGTCGGTGCTCGACGGCTACGTGCCGCCCGGGGCGCTGGCGGCGCTGTTCGAACTGCTGGCGCGGGAGCCGGGAGCCGTCGTCATCTCCGGCGACGTGGTGGACGCCGCCGGCCGGCACGGGGTGGCGATCCGCATGCCCGGCGTGATCGGTGGCAACAACGACCTCATCTTCGACCGGAACAGCCACGTCTACCTCGGCACCCGCAGGTCGGTGGTACGCGACGGCAGGGAGTCACCGGAATCGGCCGTCGCGCGCCTCCGGGTCGCGATCGTCGACCGGCCGGGCCAACTGCCCTGA
- a CDS encoding class I SAM-dependent methyltransferase, which translates to MDSSAWDARYASTPGLVWSAEPNRFVVESVTGLAPGAALDLAAGEGRNAVWLAEQGWRVTAVDFSPVAVGRGRELAAGRGVQVEWRVADVTAYRPVPGSYDLVLISYLHLLAGDLARVLAAAKQALRPGGSLVVVGHDLANLTGGTGGPQDPAVLLTPEAVVDGLAGLHIRRAETARRPVPTTDGGTVDALDTVVVASRPD; encoded by the coding sequence GTGGACAGCAGCGCCTGGGACGCCCGGTACGCGAGCACGCCCGGGCTGGTGTGGAGCGCTGAGCCCAACCGCTTCGTGGTCGAGTCGGTCACCGGGCTCGCCCCCGGCGCCGCGCTGGACCTGGCCGCGGGTGAGGGGCGCAACGCGGTCTGGCTGGCCGAGCAGGGCTGGCGGGTCACCGCGGTGGACTTCTCGCCGGTGGCGGTCGGCCGGGGCCGGGAGCTGGCCGCCGGCCGCGGCGTCCAGGTCGAGTGGCGGGTCGCCGACGTGACCGCGTACCGGCCGGTGCCGGGCAGCTACGACCTCGTGCTGATCAGCTACCTGCACCTGCTCGCCGGCGATCTCGCCCGGGTGCTGGCCGCGGCCAAGCAGGCGCTGCGTCCGGGCGGGAGCCTCGTGGTGGTCGGCCACGACCTGGCGAACCTGACCGGCGGCACGGGTGGCCCGCAGGACCCGGCCGTGCTGCTCACCCCGGAGGCGGTCGTCGACGGGCTGGCCGGGCTGCACATCCGGCGCGCCGAGACGGCCCGCCGTCCGGTGCCCACCACCGACGGCGGCACGGTCGACGCCCTCGACACGGTCGTCGTGGCGAGCCGCCCCGACTGA
- a CDS encoding long-chain-fatty-acid--CoA ligase: MDATAQRPWTRSYAPGVPAEIAEPTGSLVDLLTDAARRFGPRVALDFYGATTTYAELADQVARAAEALRRLGVGRGDRVALVLPNCPQHVVAFYAVLRLGAVVVEHNPLYTADELAHQLTDHGARVAVVWDKVAALVAGRGAVETVVAVDLPGALPRLKRWALRLPLPKVRAARAAMTAPAPDALSWPALVADAAPLAADHPAPRPTDTALLQYTGGTTGVPKGAMLTHRNLRANAAQGRAWVPGLRDGTETVYAVLPLFHAYGLTLCLTFAVSIGATLVLFPRFDLDQVLDAARRCPPTFLPAVPPVYARLAAAARERGVDLTSVRYAISGAMALPPATVGLWESVTGGLLVEGYGMTETSPITLGNPVAPTRRPGTVGVPFPSTEVRIVDPEDPTRDRAPGEAGELLVRGPQVFAGYWNRPEETARVLLPGGWLRTGDVVTMDADGFVTVVDRIKELIITGGFNVYPSEVEEALLRVPGVREAAAVGLPTGDGEEVVAAVVLDPGVGAGPESVRSSCRQHLAGYKVPRRVVVVEELPRSQIGKVLRREVRDRLLAED; the protein is encoded by the coding sequence ATGGACGCGACCGCGCAGCGGCCCTGGACGCGCAGCTACGCCCCGGGCGTACCGGCCGAGATTGCCGAGCCGACCGGCTCGCTGGTGGACCTGCTCACCGACGCGGCGCGCCGGTTCGGCCCCCGGGTCGCCCTCGACTTCTACGGCGCCACCACCACCTACGCCGAGTTGGCCGACCAGGTGGCCCGGGCGGCCGAGGCGCTGCGCCGGCTCGGCGTCGGCCGCGGCGACCGGGTCGCGCTGGTGCTGCCGAACTGCCCGCAGCACGTGGTCGCCTTCTACGCGGTGCTGCGCCTCGGGGCGGTGGTGGTCGAGCACAACCCGCTCTACACCGCCGACGAGCTGGCCCACCAGCTCACCGACCACGGCGCCCGGGTCGCCGTGGTGTGGGACAAGGTGGCGGCGCTGGTCGCCGGGCGGGGCGCGGTCGAGACGGTGGTGGCCGTCGACCTGCCCGGGGCGCTGCCGCGCCTCAAGCGCTGGGCGCTGCGCCTGCCACTGCCCAAGGTCCGCGCCGCCCGGGCCGCCATGACCGCCCCGGCCCCCGACGCGCTCTCCTGGCCGGCGCTGGTCGCGGACGCCGCCCCGCTGGCCGCCGACCACCCCGCGCCGCGACCCACCGACACCGCGCTGCTCCAGTACACCGGCGGCACCACCGGCGTCCCCAAGGGCGCCATGCTGACCCACCGCAACCTGCGGGCCAACGCCGCGCAGGGCCGGGCCTGGGTGCCCGGCCTGCGCGACGGCACCGAGACCGTGTACGCGGTGCTGCCGTTGTTCCACGCCTACGGGCTGACCCTCTGCCTCACCTTCGCGGTGAGCATCGGCGCCACCCTGGTGCTCTTTCCCCGCTTCGACCTCGACCAGGTGCTCGACGCGGCGCGCCGGTGCCCGCCGACCTTCCTGCCCGCCGTCCCGCCGGTCTACGCGCGCCTCGCCGCCGCGGCCCGGGAACGCGGCGTCGACCTCACCTCCGTCCGGTACGCGATCTCCGGCGCGATGGCCCTCCCACCGGCCACCGTGGGCCTCTGGGAGTCGGTGACCGGCGGCCTGCTCGTCGAGGGCTACGGGATGACCGAGACCTCGCCCATCACCCTGGGCAACCCGGTCGCCCCGACCCGCCGCCCGGGCACCGTCGGGGTGCCCTTCCCGTCCACCGAGGTGCGGATCGTCGACCCCGAGGACCCGACCCGGGACCGCGCCCCCGGGGAGGCCGGCGAGCTGCTGGTCCGCGGCCCGCAGGTGTTCGCCGGCTACTGGAACCGCCCCGAGGAGACGGCCCGGGTGCTGCTGCCCGGCGGGTGGCTGCGCACCGGGGACGTGGTCACCATGGACGCCGACGGCTTCGTCACCGTGGTCGACCGGATCAAGGAACTGATCATCACCGGCGGGTTCAACGTCTACCCGTCCGAGGTGGAGGAGGCGCTGCTCCGGGTCCCCGGCGTCCGCGAGGCCGCCGCGGTCGGCCTGCCCACCGGGGACGGCGAGGAGGTGGTGGCCGCCGTGGTGCTGGACCCGGGGGTGGGCGCCGGCCCGGAGTCGGTGCGCTCGTCCTGCCGGCAGCACCTCGCCGGCTACAAGGTGCCGCGCCGGGTCGTGGTGGTCGAGGAGTTGCCCCGCTCGCAGATCGGCAAGGTCCTCCGCCGCGAGGTCCGCGACCGCCTGCTCGCCGAGGACTGA
- a CDS encoding zinc-binding dehydrogenase, translated as MLAGRLHVADRALRMESVPVPEPGRGQVRIRVAAAGVCLSDVHLIDGTLTPLYLGGDVVTLGHEVAGTVDALGDGVTGWQPGQRVLLQAGERDRFGLVLTRGVDYDGGWAEYALAREDTLVPVPDLLSFEQACIIPDAVSTPWAAVTETARVRPAEAVAVWGVGGLGAHAVQLLLLVGAAPVIAVDPLRAARDRAIALGADLALDPADDGFKDAVLELVGTRGLDVAFDFAGVNAVREQAMTVLGRHGRLVLAGIANQPISIPSDSRFTYNRQAVLGHYGSEAEHVGQLVTLTGLGRLDLSASVSDVLPLADAPEAVRRVREKEGNPIRLILRP; from the coding sequence ATGCTGGCCGGACGGCTGCACGTGGCTGATCGGGCGCTGCGGATGGAATCGGTGCCGGTGCCCGAGCCGGGACGCGGGCAGGTGCGGATCCGGGTCGCCGCGGCCGGGGTGTGCCTGTCGGACGTGCACCTGATCGACGGCACCCTCACCCCGCTGTACCTCGGCGGGGACGTGGTGACCCTCGGCCACGAGGTCGCGGGCACGGTGGATGCCCTCGGTGACGGGGTGACGGGCTGGCAGCCGGGCCAGCGGGTGCTGCTGCAGGCGGGGGAGCGGGACCGGTTCGGGCTCGTGCTCACCCGCGGCGTCGACTACGACGGCGGCTGGGCCGAATACGCCCTGGCCCGCGAGGACACCCTCGTTCCCGTCCCGGATCTGCTCTCGTTCGAGCAGGCCTGCATCATCCCCGACGCGGTCTCCACGCCCTGGGCGGCGGTGACCGAGACCGCCCGGGTCCGGCCGGCGGAGGCGGTCGCCGTCTGGGGCGTCGGTGGCCTCGGCGCGCACGCGGTGCAGTTGCTGCTGCTGGTCGGCGCGGCCCCGGTGATCGCCGTGGACCCGCTGCGGGCGGCACGGGACCGGGCGATCGCCCTCGGCGCGGACCTGGCCCTCGACCCGGCGGACGACGGCTTCAAGGACGCCGTGCTCGAACTGGTCGGCACCCGGGGGCTCGACGTGGCGTTCGACTTCGCCGGCGTCAACGCGGTTCGCGAGCAGGCCATGACCGTGCTCGGCCGGCACGGACGGCTGGTGCTCGCCGGCATCGCCAACCAGCCGATCAGCATCCCGTCGGACAGCCGGTTCACCTACAACCGGCAGGCGGTGCTCGGCCACTACGGCTCCGAGGCCGAGCACGTCGGGCAGCTGGTCACCCTCACCGGGCTGGGCCGGCTCGACCTGTCCGCGTCGGTCAGCGACGTGCTGCCGCTGGCGGACGCACCGGAGGCGGTGCGCCGGGTGCGGGAGAAGGAGGGCAACCCGATCCGGCTGATCCTGCGGCCCTGA